The genomic window AGGACAGCGCGATCTCGCGGCAGGAGGAGCACTCGTCGCAGGGCGTCGGCGTCGGACCCTTCTCGCAGTTGAGCGCCTTGGCGAGGATGCGGGCCGTCGTCGTCTTGCCGCAGCCGCGCGGGCCGGTGAACAGGTACGCGTGATGGACGCGCTTGGTCGTCAGCGCGTTGGCGAGGGTCTGAGAGACGGCGGGCTGGCCGACGAGCTCCTCGAAGCCCTTCGGGCGATACTTGCGGGCGAGGACCTGATGGGCGGCCGGCTTTTCCTTGCTCACGCCTTCCCCCCGCCCTCGAGGCTGATGCCGCCCGGGCCGCGGGCGATGAGGTTGAGCAGGCCGCCCAGGATCGCGAGGTTCTTCAGGAGCTGGATGCGCTGGTCGGGGCCGGTGTGGAACACCCAGGTCGCGGCGACGAGGTACGCCGCGAGCGCGGCCGCGCCCCAGCGGGTCTTGTAGCCGAGGATGACCGCGATCGCCCCGAGCGCCTCCACCGCGATCGCTCCCGCGCAGAGGAGGTTCACCGCCGGCATGCCGTGCGACTCCATGAACTGCAGAGTCCCGTCGAAATTCGTGATCTTGCCGAACGCCGAGGCGAGGAAGATGATGGCGACGAACAGCCGTCCCACCAGGGCGAGAACGTCGTCGGTGTCCATCCGTTGATGTTAACAAAGAAACCGCTGAACCACAAAGACACAAAGACGCCGAGTCGTCGGCGCTCTTTGTCTCCAAGTTCACGGGGCGGGTTTGAGTCGCAGGCTGGGAGACAGTTTTATCTCAAGACAATCGAACGATCCCTCCGACCGTGCGGCACCGCCGGCGCTGGCGGTATTGGGGGATAAAATCCCGTGAATTTGGAGCTCTTTGCGTCTTGGTGTCTTTGTGGTTTATCCGTTATACTAAGGCTGATGCGCCGAATCGCCCTCGCCGCCCTGTTCCTCGCGTCCGCCCTTCCCGCGGCGGCTATTGATAGCCAAGCTCCGACCCTTTGGCAGGAACGCTTCTTCTGGGACGCCCTGCTGACGGCGCGCGACCGCATGGCGCGCCAGCAGAGCGACCCGATGATGATCCCGGTGATGAAGGCCATCGCCGGCCAGGTCGCGCAGCAGGTGGCCAACCTCGCGCAGATCCATCAATACGTGAAGGCCCAGGGCGACAACCTGCGCTACGCCTACGCCCAGCCCGACCCCCAGCCCAGCCTCGACACGATCATCAACAACTTCGAGACGCTGACGACCGGGTGCGACCAGGTGCGCCAGAACCTCTATTACCTGACCGCCCGCCAGCGCATCGCCCAGTCTCAGGCGCTCCCCGACCCGGAGATGTACCAGACCGGCCTCCTGATCCTCGGCCAGGTCCAGCAGCTGCAGCTGACCCTGAACGCTTTATACACCGACATGACCGCCGTCCGCGCCGTCGTCATCGAGAACAACTGGGCCAACGACAAGAACTTCAGCAACAAGACCGAGGAGCTCATGCGCAGCATCGTGCGCGTGCAGGACTCGGTGTTTGCGGTGTACAACGCCGGCTACGAGCTGGCGATGCGATGCCGGTGACCGCCTCCGCGGCGGCCGCCGTCGCCCTCGCGGCGGCACAGGCCGTGAGCTTCGCGACGAAGGACGGCTGGTCGATCTCGGCGTCCTATCGCCCCGCGGCCAAAGGCAAGGCGACCGTGGTCCTCGCCCACGGCGTGGGCAGCGCCGGCGTCGAATGGACGCGCTTCGCCGAGGCCTTGGCGGCCAAGGGCGTGGGCACGCTCGCGCTCGACCTTCGCGGCCACGCCGGAAGCCGCCGCGGGCCCCCGGGCTCGACGGACTTCACCGGCTTCGACGCCCGGCTCTCCTGGCCCGCCGCCGCCGAGGACCTGCGCGCCGCGGCCGCCTGGCTCAAGGCCCGGGGCGTGCCCGACGAGCGCATCGCCTTCGGCGGCGCCTCGATCGGCGCCAACCTCGCCTCGATCGTCGCCGCGGAACGCAAGTCCGCCCCGTTCCTGCTCCTGCTGTCCCCGGCGAGCCAGTATCGCGGGGTGACGCTGAGGACGCGCAAAGGGCTCAAGACCCTTGCCGCCGCGTCTCCGGCCGACGGCTACTCCCTCATCGGCGTCCGGGAGCTCGAGGCGGCCAAGGCCGCGGCCGCGCTCTACCCTCCGGCCGGCCACGGCGTGCAGATGTTCGAGGATCCCGAGACCTTCGAACACGTCGCGGCCTGGACGGCCGCCGCCGCCTCCCCGCGCTAACGGCTCGGGGGAGCAGAGGTCGACAGCAGGACCGCCGTCGTGTCGGCCGTCGGGGGCGGGTAGACGGTCTGCGCCGTGGCTCGTCCGGCGAGCAGCTCCCGGGCCGCGCGCGCGGCCTCCCGGCCGCATTCGCGGAAGGAGACGGTCAGGTCGCCGCGCACCTCGTCCATGACGAGGCCCGCCGCGGGGGCGAAGAACGGCAGCGAGCGCGCCCGGGAGAACTCCCGAACGACGCCGAAGTTCTCCGGGGTCACCGAGCCGGGGTCCGGCGCCAGCCACACCGCGTCCGCGAGCACCCCTTCCTTCCGCAGGAGATGCGGCAGGCCGTCGGGTTCCGCGAGCAGGCCTTCGTCGATGCGGATGCCGGCCCGCGCGCCCGCGGCGGACGCGCGCTGGAGGAACTCCGGCTCCCCGGCGACCGCGCGCACCGCGAGCAGGCGGCGCACGCCGGCCGCCGACAGCGCGCTGATGAAGCGCTCCGGCGAAGGGGTCATCGCCACGCGGACCGTCGCGGCCGCGCGGCCTTCGTCCCGGTAGCCCGGAGCGAGCGCGACGACCATCGGCGCCCCCGTCTTGCGCGCCCGCGACGCGGCGCGCCCGCCGAACGCGATGACCACGCCGGGCTGTCCCGGAGGCAAGGCCCGTCCGGCGGACGCGGTGTCGACCGACTGCCCCCATTCGGCGAGGAAGCCGTCGAGCGCCTCGCGAAAGGACGGCGAGAGCGGCTCGCTGA from Elusimicrobiota bacterium includes these protein-coding regions:
- a CDS encoding DoxX family protein, yielding MDTDDVLALVGRLFVAIIFLASAFGKITNFDGTLQFMESHGMPAVNLLCAGAIAVEALGAIAVILGYKTRWGAAALAAYLVAATWVFHTGPDQRIQLLKNLAILGGLLNLIARGPGGISLEGGGKA
- a CDS encoding alpha/beta fold hydrolase, with the translated sequence MTASAAAAVALAAAQAVSFATKDGWSISASYRPAAKGKATVVLAHGVGSAGVEWTRFAEALAAKGVGTLALDLRGHAGSRRGPPGSTDFTGFDARLSWPAAAEDLRAAAAWLKARGVPDERIAFGGASIGANLASIVAAERKSAPFLLLLSPASQYRGVTLRTRKGLKTLAAASPADGYSLIGVRELEAAKAAAALYPPAGHGVQMFEDPETFEHVAAWTAAAASPR